From one Streptococcus pneumoniae genomic stretch:
- a CDS encoding ABC-F family ATP-binding cassette domain-containing protein — protein MSILEVKNLSHGFGDRAIFEDVSFRLLKGEHIGLVGANGEGKSTFMSIVTGQRQPDEGKVEWARYVTVGYLDQHAVLKEGQSVRDVLRTAFDELFKTEERINEIYLSMADEGADMDALMEEVGELQDRLESRDFYTLDAKIDEVARALGVMDFGMDTDVTSLSGGQRTKVLLTKLLLEKPDILLLDEPTNYLDAEHIDWLKRYLQNYENAFVLISHDIPFLNDVINIVYHVENLHLTRYTGDYYQFQEVYAMKKAQLEAAYERQQKEIADLKDFVNRNKARVATRNMAMSRQKKLDKMDVIELQAEKPKPSFDFKVARTPGRFIFQAKDLQIGYGKPLTKPLNLTFERNQKVAIIGANGIGKTTLLKSLLGIIPAISGEVERGDYLELGYFEQEVEGGNRQTPLEAVWNAFPALNQAEVRAALARCGLTSKHIESQIQVLSGGEQAKVRLCLLMNRENNVLVLDEPTNHLDVDAKEELKRALKEFKGSILMVCHEPDFYEGWMDQIWDFNKL, from the coding sequence ATGAGTATTTTAGAAGTAAAGAATTTAAGCCATGGTTTTGGAGACCGTGCGATTTTTGAGGATGTGTCCTTTCGTTTGCTAAAGGGGGAGCATATTGGTCTTGTCGGGGCAAATGGAGAAGGGAAATCCACCTTTATGAGCATTGTCACAGGGCAACGCCAGCCTGATGAAGGAAAGGTTGAGTGGGCTCGCTATGTGACGGTTGGTTATTTGGATCAGCATGCTGTGCTAAAAGAGGGGCAATCTGTACGTGATGTCTTAAGGACAGCTTTTGATGAACTTTTTAAGACAGAAGAGCGAATCAACGAAATTTACCTATCCATGGCAGATGAAGGTGCCGATATGGATGCTCTTATGGAAGAGGTGGGCGAGCTTCAAGATCGTCTGGAGAGTCGTGATTTTTATACTTTAGATGCTAAGATTGATGAAGTCGCTCGTGCCTTAGGGGTAATGGATTTTGGCATGGACACAGATGTAACCTCACTCAGTGGCGGTCAGCGGACCAAGGTTCTCTTGACCAAGCTCTTGCTTGAAAAGCCTGACATCTTGCTACTTGATGAGCCGACTAACTATTTAGATGCAGAACATATTGATTGGCTCAAGCGTTATTTGCAGAATTATGAAAATGCCTTTGTCCTTATTTCTCATGATATTCCTTTCTTAAATGATGTGATTAACATTGTCTATCATGTAGAAAATCTGCATTTGACACGCTATACAGGCGATTACTATCAATTCCAAGAAGTCTATGCCATGAAGAAAGCGCAATTAGAAGCAGCCTACGAACGTCAGCAAAAGGAAATTGCTGACTTGAAAGACTTTGTCAATCGAAACAAGGCACGTGTTGCCACTCGAAATATGGCAATGTCTCGTCAGAAAAAATTGGACAAGATGGATGTCATTGAATTGCAGGCAGAAAAACCAAAACCTTCTTTTGATTTTAAAGTGGCACGCACTCCAGGACGCTTTATCTTTCAAGCCAAAGATTTGCAAATTGGCTATGGCAAGCCCTTGACCAAACCGCTCAATCTGACCTTTGAACGCAATCAAAAGGTGGCGATTATCGGAGCCAACGGGATTGGAAAGACGACCTTGTTGAAGAGTTTATTAGGCATTATTCCGGCTATTTCTGGTGAGGTGGAGCGAGGTGATTACCTTGAGCTGGGCTATTTTGAGCAAGAAGTAGAGGGTGGCAATCGTCAGACACCACTAGAAGCTGTCTGGAATGCTTTTCCAGCCTTAAATCAAGCAGAAGTTCGTGCCGCCCTAGCAAGATGTGGTCTTACCTCAAAGCACATTGAAAGCCAAATCCAGGTCTTGTCTGGAGGAGAGCAGGCCAAGGTTCGCTTGTGTCTGTTGATGAATCGTGAAAACAATGTCTTGGTGCTAGATGAGCCGACCAACCACTTGGATGTAGACGCAAAGGAAGAGTTAAAACGTGCCTTGAAGGAATTTAAAGGCAGCATTCTCATGGTTTGCCATGAACCTGATTTTTACGAAGGTTGGATGGATCAGATTTGGGATTTTAACAAGCTATAA
- a CDS encoding LPXTG cell wall anchor domain-containing protein, giving the protein MSLSNNDKLDSESASLSNSNRDSLSNSVSASASMSVSGRDSESASVSASESMSVSEKASLSASASTSLSESVSAVVSESVSLSESTSLSISALNSVSVSASSSFSVSQSASASISASTSLLMSESVSLSESISTSTSASNAVSESISLSLSHSASISALNSVSVSASSSFSVSQSASASLSASTSLSMSESVLVSESVSTSTSASNAVSESISNSLSHSASMSVSTSESMSTSLSTSESLSVSLAALASASTMNAVSKGSQRALLPKTGMESNHAGLLGTLGIVASLAALGRKKKKEQSLED; this is encoded by the coding sequence TTGTCATTGTCTAACAATGACAAGCTGGATAGTGAAAGTGCATCACTCAGCAATTCAAACCGTGATTCGCTTTCTAACTCAGTGAGTGCCTCAGCATCAATGAGCGTATCAGGTCGTGATTCTGAATCCGCTTCAGTATCAGCATCAGAATCTATGTCTGTATCTGAGAAAGCTTCATTGTCAGCCTCTGCATCAACAAGCTTGAGCGAATCAGTATCAGCAGTTGTATCTGAATCAGTATCCTTGTCAGAATCTACTTCTCTTTCAATCTCCGCTTTGAACAGTGTGTCTGTATCAGCATCAAGTAGCTTCAGTGTCAGTCAATCTGCAAGTGCATCCATTTCAGCATCAACGAGTCTATTGATGAGTGAAAGTGTATCGCTGAGTGAGTCTATAAGTACCTCAACAAGTGCATCAAACGCAGTATCGGAGTCTATCTCACTCTCACTAAGCCATTCAGCATCCATCTCTGCCTTGAACAGTGTGTCTGTATCGGCATCAAGTAGCTTCAGTGTCAGTCAATCTGCAAGTGCATCACTTTCAGCCTCAACGAGTCTATCAATGAGTGAAAGTGTATTGGTAAGTGAGTCCGTAAGCACCTCAACAAGTGCATCAAATGCAGTATCAGAGTCTATTTCAAACTCACTAAGCCATTCAGCTTCAATGAGTGTAAGTACCTCAGAATCGATGAGTACAAGTCTTTCAACCAGCGAAAGTCTGTCAGTATCGCTTGCAGCACTTGCCTCAGCATCAACGATGAATGCTGTATCTAAGGGTTCACAAAGAGCACTCTTACCTAAGACAGGTATGGAATCAAATCATGCAGGTCTTCTTGGAACTCTTGGAATTGTAGCAAGCTTAGCAGCGCTTGGTCGCAAGAAAAAGAAAGAACAATCACTAGAAGATTAA
- a CDS encoding ISL3 family transposase, whose amino-acid sequence MERLNNTTNLIGIKDKNITITSAYKVKSHILLQATLDYPAPPCPHCQGKMIKYDFQRESSIPILDLQGFPTLLKLRKRRFKCKCCLRVSVSQTPLVKKHHQISQPVWDKITQLHTEKLTNSDIARKLHISVSVVQRKLNQFSFKEQFSQLPKILSWDEFSRNKGKLAFIAQDFQTKKIITILENNRQTTIKNYFLKYTREMRENVKIVTVDMSGNYIPIIKFLFPKAKIVLDRFHIIQHLSRAMMATRIAIMKNHDRGSLPYRAMKHHWRILQKDSRKLSNKLFYSRTFRQTLTPREVVQKTLDLSEELRHYYDLYQLLMFHFQEKNSEAFFGLIEDYLPTVNSTFRTVFTTFLKYRQYITNALELPYSNAKLEATNKLIKDIKRQAFGFRNFKNFKTKILIALNIQKERTNLILSRMG is encoded by the coding sequence ATGGAACGACTTAATAATACCACAAATCTTATCGGAATTAAAGATAAAAATATCACCATCACTTCTGCTTACAAGGTTAAATCCCATATCCTCCTTCAAGCAACCTTAGATTATCCTGCTCCTCCTTGTCCTCACTGCCAAGGAAAGATGATAAAGTATGACTTCCAACGAGAATCCTCTATTCCTATTCTCGATCTTCAAGGATTTCCTACTCTTCTAAAACTGAGAAAACGCCGCTTTAAATGCAAGTGTTGTCTACGTGTATCTGTTTCTCAAACGCCTCTCGTCAAGAAACATCATCAAATTTCTCAACCTGTCTGGGATAAAATCACTCAACTACATACGGAAAAACTAACGAACTCTGATATTGCTAGAAAACTTCATATCTCTGTCTCTGTTGTACAGAGAAAACTGAATCAATTCTCCTTCAAGGAACAGTTCTCACAATTACCTAAAATCCTCTCTTGGGATGAATTCTCACGCAATAAGGGGAAGCTGGCATTTATCGCTCAGGATTTTCAAACCAAAAAGATTATCACTATTCTTGAGAACAATCGGCAAACAACCATTAAAAACTACTTCCTCAAATACACGAGAGAGATGAGAGAAAACGTCAAAATCGTAACTGTAGATATGTCTGGTAACTACATTCCTATCATTAAATTCTTATTCCCGAAAGCAAAGATTGTTCTGGATCGTTTTCATATTATTCAGCACCTGAGCCGAGCTATGATGGCTACTCGGATTGCCATTATGAAGAACCATGACAGGGGCTCCCTTCCTTATCGAGCTATGAAACATCATTGGAGAATCCTCCAAAAGGACAGCCGAAAACTCTCTAACAAACTCTTTTATTCTCGAACCTTTAGGCAAACCTTAACCCCTAGAGAAGTAGTTCAAAAAACCTTAGACTTGTCAGAGGAACTAAGGCACTATTATGACCTTTATCAACTCTTGATGTTCCATTTTCAAGAGAAGAACAGTGAGGCTTTCTTCGGACTGATAGAAGACTATTTACCTACTGTGAATTCTACTTTCAGAACAGTCTTTACAACCTTTCTCAAATACAGACAATACATTACCAATGCACTTGAATTACCTTATTCAAACGCTAAGCTAGAAGCTACTAACAAACTTATCAAAGACATCAAACGACAAGCTTTCGGTTTCCGAAACTTCAAAAACTTTAAAACAAAAATTCTCATCGCTTTAAATATACAAAAAGAGAGAACCAATCTGATTCTCTCTCGTATGGGATAA
- a CDS encoding LPXTG cell wall anchor domain-containing protein: protein MDSDSLSLSNSSRDSLSNSASASASMSMAGRDSVSTSASVSESMSVSEKASLSASASTSLSESVSAVVSESVSLSASTSASISALNSVSVSASTSLSASQSASVSASMSTSASMSASLSASTSASMSTSMSTSASISASLSASSSAQASESAMKRSTSLPKTGMESNHAGLLGAMGALAGLAALGRKKKKEQSLED, encoded by the coding sequence GTGGATAGCGATAGCTTGTCACTCAGCAACTCAAGCCGTGATTCGCTTTCTAACTCAGCTAGCGCATCTGCATCAATGAGTATGGCAGGTCGTGATTCTGTATCAACTTCAGCGTCAGTATCAGAATCTATGTCTGTATCTGAGAAAGCATCACTCTCAGCATCTGCATCAACAAGCTTGAGCGAGTCAGTATCAGCAGTTGTATCTGAATCAGTATCCTTGTCAGCATCAACATCTGCATCAATCTCAGCATTGAACAGTGTGTCTGTCTCAGCTTCAACAAGCTTGAGTGCAAGTCAATCTGCAAGTGTATCAGCCTCAATGAGCACAAGTGCGTCAATGAGTGCTAGCCTTTCAGCAAGTACTTCAGCATCTATGAGTACAAGCATGTCAACAAGTGCAAGTATCTCAGCAAGTCTTTCTGCTTCAAGTTCAGCACAGGCGTCTGAGTCAGCTATGAAACGTTCAACTAGCTTGCCTAAGACAGGTATGGAATCAAATCATGCAGGTCTTCTTGGAGCTATGGGAGCTTTAGCAGGATTGGCAGCGCTTGGTCGCAAGAAAAAGAAAGAGCAATCACTAGAAGATTAA